The genomic DNA CGTGCCGCGCGGCAGCGCGGAGGGTATGTCGGCGGTACGGATCGGGGAGCCGCGCGCCGGCGCGGCCGACGTGGAGCGCGCCTCCGGCGCGGGCACGTCGCTGCTGGTATCCGTCCCCGGCGGGCACGCGCTGCTGCAGCCCATCGCCGTCGAGGGCGACCGGGTCGCCGTCGTCGAGGTGTTCGTGCCGGCGGCGGAGCTGACCGAGGGCGTGGCGCTGGCGTGGCTGGTGCTGGCGGGCGTCGGCCTGGCGCTGATCGCGGGCTCGGTCGCCGTCGCGGACCGGCTCGGCACCCGGATGGTGCGGCCCGCGCGCCGACTCGCGGGCGCGGCGCACGACCTGGGGGAGGGCAAGCTCGGCGTCCGGGTCGAGGAGTCGGGGCCCTCCGAACTGCGGTCGGCGGCCGTGGCGTTCAACTCGATGGCCGACCAGGTCGCGCTACTGCTGGCCAACGAGCGCGAGCTGGCCGCCGACCTCTCCCACCGGCTGCGCACCCCGCTGACCGTGCTGCGGCTCAATGCCGCCTCCCTGGGCGAGAGCGGCGCCGCCGAGCAGACCCGGCAGGCGGTGGCCCAACTGGAGCGCGAGATCGACCAGATCATCGCCACCGTGCGCGAGCAGCGCGGCCGGCCCGCGGGGCAGCAGGCGGCGGCGGTGGCCGGCTGCGACGTCTCGGCGGTGATCAGGGAGCGGATGGAGTTCTGGTCGGCGCTGGCGGAGGACGAGCGCAGGTCCGCGCGGCTGGCGGGGGTCGACAGACCGGCGCAGGTGCCGGTGGCGCGCGCCGAGTTGGCCGCGGCGATCGACGCGCTCATAGGCAACGTCTTCCGGCACACCCCGGAGGGCACGGGCTTCTCCGTCGACGTGCACCACGCGGGCGACGCCGTGATCGTGCTGGCCTCGGACGCGGGGCCCGGCATCCGCGACCCGGAGGCGGCGCTCGCCCGCGGCCAGGGGCAGGGCGGTCCGGGGTCGACGGGCCTGGGTCTGGACATCGTGCGGCGGGTCGCGGAGTCGACGGGCGGGGACGTGCGGATCGGACGGTCGGTGCTGGGCGGCGCGGAGATACGGCTCTGGCTGGCGCTGCGCACCGGTCCCGCCGCGGCGGACGGCGAGCGGCGCCGGCAGCGCCACCGGGTGGTACGGCGGCGGCGCGGCCGGGCGGCGGAGGGCCCGGCGGGC from Streptomyces sp. CMB-StM0423 includes the following:
- a CDS encoding HAMP domain-containing sensor histidine kinase, with protein sequence MRWALVKVCLAVTVMVVVAFAVPLGLVVKEMARDRALTNAERIAAGIGPALAITTDAEQLERAVGSTEAGAGGRIAVHVPRGSAEGMSAVRIGEPRAGAADVERASGAGTSLLVSVPGGHALLQPIAVEGDRVAVVEVFVPAAELTEGVALAWLVLAGVGLALIAGSVAVADRLGTRMVRPARRLAGAAHDLGEGKLGVRVEESGPSELRSAAVAFNSMADQVALLLANERELAADLSHRLRTPLTVLRLNAASLGESGAAEQTRQAVAQLEREIDQIIATVREQRGRPAGQQAAAVAGCDVSAVIRERMEFWSALAEDERRSARLAGVDRPAQVPVARAELAAAIDALIGNVFRHTPEGTGFSVDVHHAGDAVIVLASDAGPGIRDPEAALARGQGQGGPGSTGLGLDIVRRVAESTGGDVRIGRSVLGGAEIRLWLALRTGPAAADGERRRQRHRVVRRRRGRAAEGPAGGGAGDGDGTAAPGAGRGTGKGGGTRTGKGGGAGKGGGAGRGAGTGKGGAGGGAAGAGPGAAAGAGAGARRA